CATTATGAATACAGGACTAGAGACACATATCAACTGTTTAATATTGGACTACAGGCAAATATCACATTATTAatacaggactacagacacatcacattataaatacaggactacagacacataTCAAATGTTTAATATTAGACTACAGACACATATTACGttgttaatacaggactacagacacagcaCATGAGTAATACCGGACTACAGACATATATCATATTATTAATACAGGACTACAGACATATCACATTATTAATACTGGACTACAGACACATATCAAATGTTTAATATTGGACTACAGACACATATCACATTATAAatacaggactacagacacataTCTAGTTATTAatacaggactacagacacataTCTAGTTATTAATACAGGACTAAAGACATGTCACATTATGAatacaggactacagacacataTCACATTATTAATACAGGACTACAGACACTTATCACATTATGAATACAGGACCAGACCGACATGATTTAGACAGCAACAGACCAGATGTTCAGTAGATTCGATATTGAACGTACCAGGACAGCGATAGAGACTTGTgcctccttctccacctcctccttctccctcctcatctcctccaggTCAGCTGATGGGTCATACTCTCCCTTCAGACGATGCAGACCtaaaaacgcacacacacacatcaagtgtgtattttggacacacctactcattcaagggtttttatttatttatactattttctacattgtagaataatagtgaagacatcaaaactatgaaatcacatgtagtaaccacaaaagttttaaacaaatctaaatagccaccctttgccttgatgacagctttgcacactcttggcattctctcaaccagcttcatctggaatgcttttccaacagtcttttccaacaggagttcccacatatgctgagcactgctttttcttcactctgcggtccaactcatcccaaaccatctcaattgggttgaggtcgggtgattgtggaggccaggtcatctgatgcagcactccatccctctccttcttggttaaatagcccttacacagccaggaggtgtgttgggtcattgtcctgttgaaaaacaaatgatagtcccactaagcacaaaccagctgggatggcgtatcactgtagAATGCtatggtaaccatgctggttaagtgtccttgaattttaaataaatcacagacagtgtcaccagcaaagcacccccatacgatcacacctcctcctccatgctttacggtgggaactaAACATGCAGGGATtgtccgttcacctactctgcgtctcacaaagacacggcagttggaaacTAAAATCgcaaatttgaactcatcagagcaaaggacagatttccaccggtctaatgtccattgctcgtgtttcttggcccaaggatgtctcttcttattattggtgtcctttagtaggagtttctttacagcaatttgaccatgaaggcctgattcacggtcTCCTTtcaacagctgatgttgagatgtgtcagttaccttaactctgtgaagcatttatttgggctgaaatttctgaggctggcaactctaatgaacttatcctctgcagcagaggtaactctgggtcttccattcctgtggcggtcctcatgagagccagtttcatcatagcgcttgatggtatttgctactgcacttgaagaaatgttccatattgactgacctccatgttttaaagttatgatggactgttgtttctctttgcttatttgaactgtccTTGCCAAAAGATGGACTTAttattttaccaaatatggctatcttctgtataccacccctaccttgtcacaacacaactgattggctcaaacgcattaagaaggaaagaaattccacaaattaacaaggcacacttgttcattgaaatgcattccaggtgactacctcatgaagctggttgagagaatgccaagagtgtggaaagctgtcatgaaggcaaagggtggctactttgaagaatctcaaatataaaatatatgttttgatttgtttaacacgtttttgatactacatgattccatgtgtgttatttcatagttttgatgtcttcactattattctacaatgtagaaaatagaacaaataaagaagaacccttgaatgagtagatgtgtccaaacttttgactgtattTTCTAAGAGAGAGCTGAGATTTCTACAGTACATACTCTTCTTGGCCTCCTCCACCATGCCTCTCTTGATGTAGAGGTATCTGGGACTTTCAGGACACAgtggcagcagtagagactgtaaCACAGCAGGAGCTCCAGACAGACCCAGCAGCAGCGGCCAGTAGTAGTCATTACCCAGGAGGAACTCTAGACCTAGCACCTGGGGGACAaggggacagagataagggacagacatagagagagagagacagggggacagagattagggacaaacacagagagatacaggTGGACAGAGATTAGGGACAaacgcagagagagacagggggacagagattagggacaaacacagagagagaaggggacagagattaggaacagacatagagagagagacagggggacagagattagggacaaacacagagagagacagggggacagagattagggacaaacacagagagagaaggggacagagattaggaacagacatagagagagacagggggaaagagattagggacagacatagagagagacaaggggacaGAGATtagggacagacacagagagacaaggGGACAGAGATTagggacagacatagagagagacaaggggacaGAGATtagggacagacacagagagacaaggGGACAGAGATttggacagacatagagagagacagggggacagagattagggacagacatagagaaagacagggggacagagattAGGGacgaacacagagagagacggggacagagattagggacggacacagagagagacagggggacagagattagggacagacacagagagacaaagggacagagattagggacagacacagagagacaagaggacagAGATtcggacagacatagagagagacagggggacagagattAGGGacgaacacagagagagacggggacagagattcagacagacatagagagagacagggggacagagattAGGGacgaacacagagagagacagggggacagagattAGGGgacggacacagagagacaggtggacagagattagggacaaacacagagagagacagagggacagagattaGGGATGGACACAGACAGGAACGCAGGGATAGAGATtagaggacagaaagagacagggaatAGAGATtagaggacagaaagagacagggaatAGAGATTAGAGGACATAAAGAGACAGGGAATAGAGattagagaacagaaagagacagggaatAGAGATtagaggacagaaagagacagggaatAGAGATTagaggacagacagtgacagggAATAGAGattagagaacagaaagagacagggaatAGAGATTagaggacagacagtgacagggAATAGAGattagagaacagaaagagacagggaatAGAGATTagaggacagacagtgacagggaatagagagtagaggacagacagtgacagggAATAGAGATTagaggacagacagtgacagggAATAGAGATTAGAGGACAGGtacataaatgtgtgtgtgtgtgtgtgtgtgtgtgtgtgtgtgtgtgtgtgtgtgtacgcgtgtgcgtgtgtatgcttgcacatgtgtgtgtggttttacCTGACTCAGTAGTATACCAGTAACAGTAGCCAGTTGATGTAAGGTTCCCAGAGCTCCTCTGTAGGCCATGGGAGCGATCTCCCCTATATACATAGGAACTAGCCCTGAGgacagacctgagagagagagagaaggtgagagagaagggggagatagagagagagagaaggggagagaaaagggagagacgGGGACAAACGTAAAATACCAAAGattgcatgcagggcagaattaggccgataccagctgattatcaaaatccaggaaagagccattcaattctacaaccaccgaaaaggaagtgattcccaaaccttacaaaacaaagccatcacctatagAGAGAGGAACCTAGAGAAGAATCCCCTAAGcaaactggtcctggggctctgttcacaaacacaaacagaccccacagagtcccaggacagcaacacaattagacccaaccaaatcatgagaaaacaaaaagataattacttgacacattggaaagaattaacaaaaaaactgagcaactagaatgttatttggccctaaacagagagtacacagtgacagaatacctgaccaccgtgactgacccaaacttaaggaaagccatgactatgtacagtacagactcagtgagcatagccttgctattgagaaaggtcgctgtaggcagacctggctctcaagagaggacaggctatgtgcacactgcccacaaaatgaggtggaagctgagctgcacttcctaacctcctgccaaatgtgtgcaatcacagcagcaagatttgtgagtgtaatgttgccTGTTaagttgtattgtttatttcacgttTGTGCATTATCCACTTCACTTGCTTAGGCAATGTAATCATATGTTTCccctgccaataaagcccctggattgaaattgaattgagaaagagagagagaggggagaagggggtgaGACTAGAGAGTCAGTACAAGCGTTGTTCACACTTGTAGTGATACGGATGTGCATAGTGGACAGAGCCGGGCCGAACACTTCCTTCCTGATGTGCTGTAGTGTGTGACTCAATGTATTGATAACTCACCACAGTAGAATCCCATGACACATCGTCCAGCGATGACCATGACGTGAGGTTTCCACATCTTAGCCGTCACCATCAGTAGACCTGCTATTACTGCTAACACATTCACCATCAACATGCCCTTCACCCTGCACAGACAGCATAGgcattagctcagtgggctaacacagtcttgtggCATACAGACGACCCGCGTtcaaacccagtcagtcacacaaGCGCATTCAGTTTCGTCTTGAGACagatagaggaagagggaggttCGGATGCTCACACACACCTTCCTCTCAGGTCTCCAATGAAGCCCACCAGGAAGGACGACACCATTCCCCCAATGGAGAAGatcgacacagacagagaccaaTACATGACCACAGAGGGATGCACTTCCTGCTTCTCTGTACTGTTCTCTGATAGGAGGAGAGGCTCCTCAGGGAGCACCCCCAGGGACCGCCCATAATGCTGCTCTATCACCTAGGAAACAAAGTAAAGGTTTGTAATAGTACTTGCTGTTTACTCATGACTAAAATAAACAGTGTGTGCGTGTACCTTCTGTGGCGCATTGATGACTCCCAGGCTGTATCCGAACTGTAGAGAACCCAAGACTGCTGAAAACACTGCTAGGATTAGAGTGCCTGTCAGCTGCTGTAGGACACACAGATGTGAAAAGTTGCCTGTAATGAGCTGACCTAGTGGGCAGGGAACCAGTTCAATGCACCATGCAGTCCCACCTGCTATAAAATACTGCTTATAACAGAGCAACAAAACATCTTCACATTACTCAGTGTTACTGTttcctgattcaactaatcaagggCTTGATATTTACTTGACTTGTTGAATTAGGTGTGTGACACATGCTGTTAATACAAATATATGGACATTTCTGCTCTGTCCAAAATTACAACATACTGACTGATTACaacattaccacaaaaatggaggtGGCAAGTGGAAAGGTAGGGAACTTGTTTgttggccctgcattaaagaccaaaattggcaacaagaataataaatacaaaaatatagcAGTTTTATTTGAGGACCAAAACGTTGACCAAAACGCCatacatttctcataagaaactagcaccctggtatacagaaaatacccgagctctgaagcaagcttccagaaaattggaacggaaatggcgccacaccaaactggaagtcttccgactagcttggaaagacagtaccgtgcagtatcgaagagcccttactgctgctcgatcatcctatttttccaacttaattgaggaaaataagaacaatccgaaattcctttttgatactgtcgcaaagttaactaaaaagcagcattccccaagagaggatggctttcacttcagcagtaataaattcatgaacttctttgaggaaaag
This genomic window from Oncorhynchus nerka isolate Pitt River linkage group LG2, Oner_Uvic_2.0, whole genome shotgun sequence contains:
- the LOC115120920 gene encoding solute carrier family 2, facilitated glucose transporter member 2-like gives rise to the protein MESGKQLTGTLILAVFSAVLGSLQFGYSLGVINAPQKVIEQHYGRSLGVLPEEPLLLSENSTEKQEVHPSVVMYWSLSVSIFSIGGMVSSFLVGFIGDLRGRVKGMLMVNVLAVIAGLLMVTAKMWKPHVMVIAGRCVMGFYCGLSSGLVPMYIGEIAPMAYRGALGTLHQLATVTGILLSQVLGLEFLLGNDYYWPLLLGLSGAPAVLQSLLLPLCPESPRYLYIKRGMVEEAKKSLHRLKGEYDPSADLEEMRREKEEVEKEAQVSIAVLVRSSLYRQQLFVALMMHFSQQLSGINAIFYYSTAIFEKAGVTQPVYATIGVGVLNTVFTMVSVALVDRAGRRTLTLIGLGGMCICAVSMTVGLVYLSVYSWMSYVSMSAIFLFVCFFEIGPGPIPWFIVAELFSQGPRPAALALAGCTNWTSNFIIGMTFPYIEALCGSYVFILFAVLLFGFTVFTYLRMPETKGKTFEEIAAVFKKGRKQTPGTRKTGTGTGTGTSTELEQLKSDSQA